Part of the Citrus sinensis cultivar Valencia sweet orange chromosome 2, DVS_A1.0, whole genome shotgun sequence genome, ATAAGAAcctacaaattattttaaaatagaaaatataatcagGTCATTGATCGGGTAAATGGGTTAAGAACTTTAACCCTAACTCGACACGGAAAAAAATCGTGTCGATCCGGACctaactcatttaataatcgtgttaaatttgacaacccatacccatttattcgtgtcgggtaatcgggtcgtgtcaaatttttctAGCTCTATAGGTAACAAACACATGATCGTCACGAATGATAACcctaaaattaatgaatttggaTTTAGTTGTGTGTTGagttatgcttttttttttaatcatcttTTATCATAcatttctttataataatttatggcTAAGATATCATGTCATCaggatatcaatttaatagtctgataaattttatatatagaataataaatttagtataaaataaaaaccgttttgaagtttttattagtgatttgatatttttaccttataaaaataaaattgtcaaattaaactgatgttaaaacaaattttagtcCCTATTTGGTATTGAGATACGGTAACATTTAAGCTACATGTGCTCTAGGGAAAATTTTATGggtataaaacaaaaattaataatatggaGCGAATactatttttaagtaataattttaacaaaattattaaaaatagcataatttttttatgatacaaatgtaaaattaaattaacttaacttttaaattatagtagttagtatttatcaaatactttGATGTTATAGCTTTAAAGCTATAGATACCTAATATCAATTCCAGACAAAGACGTTAGTGATCAAATAGTTGAAAACCTAAGTCAttagtgaaaagaaaaaaaaaattaagaatgattcaattgattatttctccaaattttcttcttaatttattattttataattatttttttaaaagtgggTGTGTGCTAAATGAAGCCTCATACGTGGTTGGGATGACAACTGGGCCCAGTGATTTTACTTATTAGTATTAGAGTTCAGATATTTGCGTAACTGTGGCCAACTTTTCTTCTCCATTTTTGTTTCCCCTCCCAAATCGTGGGCCACAAAAACGGCAACATTCTGCTTCCGCTGCAGTTTCTGTGGCTCCAGTAGGTCCTTTATGGAtaaatatcattattctttttaataatcatttttgAGTATtgatctctttattttttttaatacgaatatgtttttaagttataaaatttaataaatttattttttaataaaatataaaattatataatttaataatattacaaattaactttttaaaattaaatattttaaaaatatatccgtataaaaaataatattatcatccACTTCCACTATATCAAAAGACTTCCAAGATAAAAAGATAAACTTTAGTTCATATTTCAATTACATGATGATTAAGCAGTCAATTAGTTCATGAAATTATCAACATGATGGTGACGTTGTATCAAATTATTGGTTTCAATGGACACGTCTTCTCACTTCTTTAATAGTGTAAATAGGCATCACGAACGGATTCGGagcatattattattagtggTAGCCCAATCATTTACAAGTTACAGGAGAAAATGGGGTCATTTGGAATATCACCAATACATAAAactcagaaaaaaaaaaaaaacagtgagtccaaatttaaaatgtgtTTTCCCGAaacattttcatataaaattaaaagacaaactCATGGTATGGAATAATATTTCCCACTACAAGAAGCCAATTAAAGTTTCTGAACTTGGAACATTATAGCTTTTATAAAACTAGTATATTTGGTAAACATTTACAGCTGTTATTtgtaaactaaattaatttgatgaaagaGAAATATCTTTAATATCATGAttgtttttatcaaaattattattaaaaaataatatattcatatttaaattttatttcattactccaactttcttaatttaaaacttCGACAACAAAAGGACCCTAAAAAGATCCTCATCCCTTGTCCCTACTTGGAAATGCAACAACCCCCATTCTCGCCTCCCCTGGGCACGCCTGGGTTAGCAAACAGTCACCAACTGGTGAACCAAATACAACTGCAGATGGAAATAGTGCTGCGGGGCTTCAGGCTACGATTCTATCATTGGAACAGGCAGAGGAACAAATCCAAAAGAAGACATTTTGATTCCAAACTAATTCTACTCATCCCGTAATTGACTTATATTGACCCAGTTGAccccttaattttaattttgcagATTTGAAAGAATAAAGATTTTTGAGGACTAGAATAACATTGAACTAAAGGCATTAAGACATTTGACAGTCATAAATTCAATGCAATCAAATTTGTTTCATCCACGTTGGTTATCATTAAAGGAATTACCACTTACCAGTGCCCGGACAATCACATAAATTCAAAGGTAACCTGAGTGACGGCCACAACACAACACAGGTTTGTAATTCacaaaacccaaaattaaTACAGAATGCGCATTGCTAATTACACTGGGCACTAGttaaaagatgcaagctgGTCCAACACTGTCAACAGAGATCCTAAAACTCATTCATAAACTTCAGCACAGATGGCGTTTCCTAAAGGGTTGGGTAACTTATGTTTACCTTTGCATATACGGACACGACATAGTCCATGAATAGTTGTATCCTCAATCAAGGTGTAAAAAATCAAAGATGGCATGATTAAAAAACAttcacttaaaaatattttcttccaaaCATAAGATCATCCACTACATcgagtaaattaaatttgaaacaaaaggtTAAAACACTGTCTAACCTTAAAACTTCTACCAAAATTAATACATCATAACCAAAATGAAAAGATCTATCATTTAGGCAACACTTAGTCACCCTTTCTTCTGAACGAGCATCCCTCAGTGAGTCTGGCACGACCACCAGTGGGCTGGCACAGAACGGATTGGCAGTTGCCACAAACCACAACAGTTTGAGAGTGGCTGAAAACAGTTGTTCTGCATTTACAGACAAACCAAAAAGTGAGAGTCGAtatctatttataaatttaaatgaaaatataaataaaaactcaagATATTTACATGTTGAAACAACCCTGACATTTCACATCCTGCATCAATAAtgtgaaaaaggaaaaaagcaGTCAGTCCGGCAAATagtataaatatgaaaaagaataaacCAACCAAACTCAGCTGAAAGAAAAAAGGCTCCACAGGTTATGACTTAAAGATAGAATTCACACCCATAACAAACATTTAATCTTAAAACAAATACTATATTGTTAAAATCTAATTGTTATCATCGTCACTCTATGAACAATTTGTTTATGAACaagaaatttgagattttgtcCTTCcggaaataaaaattttagaattacaATATCACAACCTTTGCAAGAATTGGAAAATAAACCTATTACTATTTTAACAGAAGATACTAACACagtaacaacaacaacaacaaatagaACATTAAAAGAAGGCACATTACCATGAAAAAGGAATTGGGGGATTGAACAAGCCGCTTAAGCTTgtgcttcttcttctcaaGCTCAGCAGGAGGATTCAACAAATCAATATCGTTTTGGAGAACCTATTCACACATTCacaaacaaaaagacaaagaagCAACATTATTACCcaccaaaaaagaaagaaaaatatcaacacTAAAACCAAATTATATTTGCAAGTTAATTTTTGGTTATAATGATCATAATAATCTAGTGCTTCTATTGgtattatatatgtatggtAGTAGCTAAACTCTTTGCAGAGAACTGGAAAGTCTAGAAAATAGCCACTGTAAGCTAAGTGCAACAATACTCATTTTGTATGACGGTACACACAATTCACATTTTTGTCCTCACAAATATtatactccactcacattctTGTAGATATAGTTACCTCGATTCAGTTCTGAAATTGAGAGGGAAATGGAGTAACAACCAATGACAACACAACTagaaaatcttttataaatttattcttttacaaAGAGATGTGGTTTAAATTCATTGATTggataaaaatacaaaataataaaaataagtctttTAAGATGAGATTTATCTAAtccaatcaattaaattatgatatattaatttgtataagaatttataaCTCTTATCTTGTTATAATCACTAACATGTTCTGAGACTTTAACTCCCACCATAAAGTTGTTTAAGGGCATGAGTTAACAACAGAGCCCATTAGCTAAGTTATAAACTTAACCATGAGTCAAAGATAAGTCGACATAATTCAAACATCCCGACTGCGAAACAGCGAAAGGCTGGGGTTGAACCTTCTAGGAACATGAATATGATAGTGTTACTGGAACACTATCTACAAAATGGGCGGTTCCAGCATTTCAACCGAAAATATATCGTAAACATCAAACGAGACACGGCCTCAAACTGAtccttttttcaatttttatttttttccctttccaGAGTTTTCTAGAAAGAGAAGTTAGAAGATAGAGAGATGAAAACGCAAGAGGCAAACATCCATGGCTGAATGGTTAAAGCGCCCAGCCTATAGCAACCTAATAAAGAGGCAAATTCGCCGATATCGATATGCTCTGCCGGAATATACAGATGGAACAGAATATGGATCGGATAAATCAGAACTAGATTTTATCAATTCCCAAAACTAGTTGATTTACATGAatcaataggaaaaaaaaaaaaaacaaaacaaaacacatACAAAATAGTAGCCTCGTAATAAAACAAGCACACAAGCatcataaaatatgaaatatgaaCTCACCATGCTTGCTAATTGCTATTGCCAGACGAGATTCAGGAGGAAACCCTAGAAATTCCTAGCAGAGAGTAACTCAGGAGGCTGAGAGGCTTGCAACGAAATTAAGATGGTTATATAAAAATAGGAATTGCGCTCTTCTTCACCGTTGGATTAATCAGTTGTGGATCCTGACCGTTCGCTGGGTTTTATTGCCTTGTTCTGGGGCCGGGCCTCTTGGGGCATCTTATGGGCTTCGTAAAAAATTGTACACCGAATATGTTTAAAACACACGTTAAAAGCATGCACTTATTCAGTCTGAAAG contains:
- the LOC127898633 gene encoding 40S ribosomal protein S27-2 isoform X3; amino-acid sequence: MVLQNDIDLLNPPAELEKKKHKLKRLVQSPNSFFMDVKCQGCFNITTVFSHSQTVVVCGNCQSVLCQPTGGRARLTEGCSFRRKGD
- the LOC127898633 gene encoding 40S ribosomal protein S27-2 isoform X1, with protein sequence MVLQNDIDLLNPPAELEKKKHKLKRLVQSPNSFFMDVKCQGCFNITTVFSHSQTVVVCGNCQSVLCQPTGGRARLTEGCSFRRKGD